AAGCTGCTCATGGTCAACAGCCTCACCGCGGCGGGTCTCGTGTGGATTCTGCTGGCCGCGCTGCAGCGCCGGCAGAGCGCGCCGGCAGAGACGCCCCCCGACGCCGAGGCATCGAGCGACTGACGCGAGCGCTGGGCAGGGACGGCGCCAGCCTGCCATGAAAGACGACCCCACAAGGAGGCAAGACCACCCCATGAGCTTCAGATCGAGAATGATGGCGGCAGCCCTGGTCATCTCGGTGACGACGGCCGCAACCGCGCAACAAGGCTGGTCGCGCTACAGCAATCCCCGTTTCGGGTACGCCATCGACGTGCCCGCGGGATTCAGCAAGGACCGAGCCCCAGCCAACAGCGACGGTCTCAAGTTCCTCGACACCCACGGCGCAACGCTGCGAGCCTGGGGCTCGAACAATGTCGAGCACCTCGACCCGACCAGCGGGCTGAAGCAGGTTCTCGACGCCAAGGGCGCGGCGGTGACCTACAAGGCCAAGGGCAAGAACTGGTTCGTGGTCTCGTGGCGTGACAAGGGGAAGATACACTACGAGAAGGACTTCCTGGGAGAAGGCGCCGTGAATGCCTTCCGCTTCACCTATCCCGCCACCGGAGGACGGCCCTACACGTCGATGGTGACCCGCCTCGAGCAGTCGTTCAAGCCCGGCGACCTGACCCAGGCCCACTGACCGTCAGAGGGTCGCCCCGTCCGTTCCGTCGAGCTCGAGGTCGGCCACGAGGCCTTCCTCGAGCCACGACGCGACCCATCTCGCGAAGCGCTCGGCGGAGGGCTTTCCACGTCCTCGCGCAACAGCGACGAAGGCCTCGAAGAGCGTCGCTCCCCCCGATACCGCATCGAGCGCCCCCGCCTCCGCGCGCGAGAGCGGCCTGCGCACCACCGACCACTCCGTGCGATAGAGCGCCAGCCGCGTGTCGCAGCGCGCGGTCGAGGGCAGCCGATGGTCGTGTGCAAAGGCGCGAAGCCACGCGCCCACATCGTGGCGAAGGCTGAGCAGCCGCAGCGTAGGCGCCAGACGAAGGCGCACGCGGTCCCAGACGTGAGGCGCGATCGACGCGGCGCGGCCCGCATCGAGCGCGGGGGCGAACGGTTCGGTGTGCAGCTGCGCCACGAGACACTCCACACGGGCAAGGTCAGCCGCGAACGACCGCCGCCGAAGCCCGCCCCAGTGCTCTACGAACGCGGGCAGATGCGCGATGAGACGCCCCAGATCGGGGTGGCGCGACGGGTGGGCCCGCATGTAGTCGCGACACAGCGCCTCGAACCGCGCGTCTCCAAGATGATGGCGCAGCCCCGGCACATCGGAGGCCAGCACCTCCTCGAAGCGATGCAGGTACATGCGCCGATAGATGTCGAGACGCGCCCCCGCATCGAGCGTGGCGGACGGCATGATGTGCCGCGAGACCTCGTCTTCCGACGGGCCCGAAGCCTCGATGATGGCGCTCTGCATCCACTGCTGCAGCGCGTCAAGCACGCGTCGTCACCCCGCTCTCGCGCCATGCGCCGGCCTTTCGCACCTCGGCGTGCAGCACCTCGAACGCGGGCAGGCGGTCATCCCACTCCACGAGGGTGGCGCGACCACCGGTTCGCGCGTGGCAGCGGCCGTAGAGCTGCCAGACCGCGTCGATGACATGATCGTCATGCGTGTCGAGGATGTGCGTGCCCTTGTGGGTATGACCGGCCAGGTGATGGTACACCACGCGCTCCGGCGCGATGGCGTCGATGTAGTCCGCCGCGTCGAAGCCGTGATTGAAGGCGCTCACGTACACGTTGTTCACGTCGAGCAGCAGGCCGCAGTCGGCCTCGTCGGCAAGGCGAGAGAGGAACTCGGACTCGTCCATCGATGAAGCCGTGAACGCGACATAACTCGATGGGTTCTCGAGGACCAGCGGTCGCTCGAGCACCTGCTGCACCGCTCTCACCCGTGCCACCGTGTGGCGCAACGTAGCCTCATCGAGCGGCAGGGGGAGCAGGTCGTGCGTGTTCAGGCCCATCACGCCCGTCCAGCAGAGGTGGTCAGAGACCCACGGCGTCCGCAGCCGATGGGCGAGGTTCTTCAGTCGAGCGAGGTAGTCTTGATCGAGGGGATCTGTTCCGCCGATGGAGAGGCCCACCCCGTGCAGCACGACCGGGTACTGCTCGGCGATCTGCTCGAGCCGATGCAACCCCCGGCCCTGGGCGTACATGTAGTTCTCTGAGATGACCTCAAAGAAATCGACATCGGGGCGATGCG
This genomic interval from Pseudomonadota bacterium contains the following:
- a CDS encoding DUF2063 domain-containing protein → MLDALQQWMQSAIIEASGPSEDEVSRHIMPSATLDAGARLDIYRRMYLHRFEEVLASDVPGLRHHLGDARFEALCRDYMRAHPSRHPDLGRLIAHLPAFVEHWGGLRRRSFAADLARVECLVAQLHTEPFAPALDAGRAASIAPHVWDRVRLRLAPTLRLLSLRHDVGAWLRAFAHDHRLPSTARCDTRLALYRTEWSVVRRPLSRAEAGALDAVSGGATLFEAFVAVARGRGKPSAERFARWVASWLEEGLVADLELDGTDGATL
- a CDS encoding DUF692 domain-containing protein → MPANRWNFPDLGLGLGLRAAHIDHVLAHRPDVDFFEVISENYMYAQGRGLHRLEQIAEQYPVVLHGVGLSIGGTDPLDQDYLARLKNLAHRLRTPWVSDHLCWTGVMGLNTHDLLPLPLDEATLRHTVARVRAVQQVLERPLVLENPSSYVAFTASSMDESEFLSRLADEADCGLLLDVNNVYVSAFNHGFDAADYIDAIAPERVVYHHLAGHTHKGTHILDTHDDHVIDAVWQLYGRCHARTGGRATLVEWDDRLPAFEVLHAEVRKAGAWRESGVTTRA